From the Oncorhynchus nerka isolate Pitt River linkage group LG28, Oner_Uvic_2.0, whole genome shotgun sequence genome, one window contains:
- the LOC115113026 gene encoding mitochondrial pyruvate carrier 1 yields the protein MAGTLARKAVDHLKSKEFREYLMSTHFWGPVANWGLPIAAISDMKKSPEIISGRMTFALTCYSLLFMRFAYKVQPRNWLLFACHLTNETAQLIQGSRLIKYNMEKKPS from the exons ATGGCAGGTACTTTGGCACGTAAAGCTGTTGACCATCTTAAAAGCAAGGAGTTCAGAGAGTATCTCATGAG CACA CACTTCTGGGGACCTGTGGCCAACTGGGGTCTGCCCATAGCTGCCATCAGTGACATGAAGAAAAGCCCTGAGATTATCAGTGGCAGAATGACCTTTG CTCTGACCTGCTACTCACTCCTGTTTATGAGGTTTGCATACAAAGTTCAGCCAAGGAATTGGCTCCTCTTTGCTTGCCACCTAACCAATGAGACAGCCCAGCTCATTCAAGGATCGCGACTTATCAAATACAA